A DNA window from Calliphora vicina chromosome 1, idCalVici1.1, whole genome shotgun sequence contains the following coding sequences:
- the WASp gene encoding actin nucleation-promoting factor WASL, which translates to MSRNMRPPQEGGQSAPPTMRPKLNTSSSLLTQDENEAVFRMLGRKCQTLNTAVVQIYKTEASAHSHWKKKYTGVVCFIKDSAIRSYFLRAYCLIKHELIWEHELYDEMKINKARPFLITFEGQDGHVGLNFVSEEECDSFYRAVDTTIETRNRKKLEKRNKRKSQMAPSAPLAPLPKEPDYNSVQLRNNSKIGTVNFTPAPMPQPQQQAPPKKFLSSLSSSNNKNKKSKVNKCDIGAPTNFRHVSHVGWDADKGFDLTGNENDEVLSQFFQKAGVSKHQLNDRDTRAFIYDFIQSNNVLGTVKQEIVEQPQNTSPTSPPPPRVTPQVPTRHQHQQQHHHAQNGNSTSSAAVTTQRSAPPPPPPARQPPPPVPTTVPGLSRAPAPPSRPPPINAAPPPPPAPIMTAPPPPPPPPAAGAPPPPPPPPPMAGPSEIPSITTTYAPAETKAPSSLPAVPDTHNEFLESIRKGVQLKKVDTSALSTGSGDSRSELMSEIRMGIELRPATQRELSTNRASDEISGTDALADALRRALQDRVRVLQSSDDESESSGNDDEWED; encoded by the exons ACTCTCAATACAGCTGtggtacaaatttataaaacagaaGCTTCCGCTCATTCGCACTGGAAGAAGAAATACACTGGTGTCGTTTGTTTTATTAAGGACAGTGCTATACGTTCCTATTTTCTGCGTgcttattgtttaataaaacatgaattaatTTGGGAGCACGAGCTGTAcgatgaaatgaaaattaataaagctcGTCCATTTCTAATAACGTTTGAGGGACAG gatgGTCATgttggtttaaattttgtttcggAAGAAGAGTGTGATTCATTTTATCGTGCTGTCGATACAACGATTGAGACCAGAAATCGCAAAAAATTgg AAAAACGCAATAAACGCAAATCCCAAATGGCACCCTCCGCACCGCTGGCGCCGCTGCCCAAAGAGCCTGATTACAACAGTGTACAATTGCGTAATAATTCAAAGATAGGCACCGTAAACTTTACGCCCGCGCCCATGCCCCAGCCGCAGCAGCAAGCCCCACCAAAAAAATTCCTCTCGTCATTATCGTCttccaataataaaaacaaaaaatcaaaagtcAATAAATGTGATATTGGGGCACCCACCAACTTTCGACATGTCAGTCATGTGGGTTGGGATGCTGACAAGGGTTTCGATTTGACGGGCAATGAAAACGATGAAGTACTCTCGCAATTCTTTCAAAAGGCTGGTGTATCGAAACATCAACTAAATGATCGAGATACGAGGGCCTTTATATATGATTTCATACAGAGCAATAATGTGCTGGGCACGGTGAAGCAAGAGATAGTCGAACAGCCACAAAATACATCACCAACATCACCACCACCGCCACGCGTCACACCGCAAGTACCGACCAGGCATCAACATCAACAGCAGCATCATCAT GCACAAAATGGCAACTCAACTAGTTCGGCTGCAGTAACAACCCAAAGATCAGCACCACCACCGCCTCCACCAGCTAGACAGCCACCACCACCAGTACCTACAACTGTGCCAGGCTTATCAAGGGCACCTGCGCCTCCTTCTAGGCCACCACCCATAAATGCTGCACCACCACCTCCACCAGCTCCCATTATGACAGCACCG ccaCCACCTCCTCCACCACCAGCAGCTGGTGCTCCACCACCGCCTCCTCCTCCACCGCCCATGGCTGGACCTAGTGAGATACCCTCTATTACCACCACTTATGCACCGGCTGAAACTAAAGCACCCTCTAGCTTACCAGCGGTTCCTGATACACACAATGAATTTTTGGAGAGTATACGTAAGGGAGTGCAACTGaag AAAGTCGACACCTCGGCTCTTAGTACGGGCAGTGGTGATTCTCGTAGTGAACTTATGTCCGAAATACGCATGGGCATTGAACTGCGACCAGCCACGCAACGTGAATTATCCACAAATCGAGCTAGTGATGAAATATCCGGTACAGATGCTTTAGCCGATGCTCTGCGCAGAGCCCTGCAAGATCGTGTGCGTGTCTTGCAATCATCAGACGATGAGTCAGAGTCATCGGGCAATGATGACGAATGGGAGGATTAA